The following are encoded in a window of Panthera leo isolate Ple1 chromosome B2, P.leo_Ple1_pat1.1, whole genome shotgun sequence genomic DNA:
- the RPS18 gene encoding 40S ribosomal protein S18, which produces MSLVIPEKFQHILRVLNTNIDGRRKIAFAITAIKGVGRRYAHVVLRKADIDLTKRAGELTEDEVERVITIMQNPRQYKIPDWFLNRQKDVKDGKYSQVLANGLDNKLREDLERLKKIRAHRGLRHFWGLRVRGQHTKTTGRRGRTVGVSKKK; this is translated from the exons ATG TCTCTAGTAATCCCTGAGAAGTTCCAGCACATTTTGCGAGTACTCAACACCAATATCGATGGGCGGCGGAAGATAGCCTTTGCCATCACTGCAATTAAG GGTGTAGGGCGAAGATATGCTCATGTGGTGTTGAGGAAAGCAGACATCGATCTCACCAAGAGGGCAGGAGAGCTCACTGAGGATGAG GTAGAACGTGTGATCACCATTATGCAGAATCCACGCCAGTATAAGATCCCAGACTGGTTTTTGAACAGACAAAAGGATGTGAAGGATGGAAAATACAGCCAG GTCCTGGCCAATGGTCTGGATAACAAACTCCGTGAAGACCTGGAACGACTGAAGAAGATTCGGGCCCACAGAGGGCTGCGCCACTTCTGGGG ACTTCGTGTCCGAGGCCAGCACACCAAGACCACAGGCCGCAGGGGCCGCACCGTGGGTGTgtccaagaagaaataa
- the VPS52 gene encoding vacuolar protein sorting-associated protein 52 homolog isoform X1 → MAAAATMAAAARELMLRAGASDMEEEEGPLGGGPGLQEPLQLGELDISSDEFILDEVDVHIQANLEDELVKEALKTGVDLRHYSKQVELELQQIEQKSIRDYIQESENIASLHNQITACDAVLERMEQMLGAFQSDLSSISSEIRTLQEQSGAMNIRLRNRQAVRGKLGELVDGLIVPSALITAILEAPVTEPRFLEQLQELDAKAAAVREQEARGTAACADVRGILDRLRVKAVTKIREFILQKIYSFRKPMTNYQIPQTALLKYRFFYQFLLGNERATAKEIRDEYVETLSKIYLSYYRSYLGRLMKVQYEEVAEKDDLMGVEDTAKKGFFSKPSLRSRNTIFTLGTRGSVISPTELEAPILVPHTAQRGEQRYPFEALFRSQHYALLDNSCREYLFICEFFVVSGSAAHELFNAVMGRTLSMTLKHLESYLTDCYDAIAVFLCIHIVLRFRNIAAKRDVPALDRYWEQVLALLWPRFELILEMNVQSVRSTDPQRLGGLDTRPHYITRRYAEFSSALVSINQTIPNERTMQLLGQLQVEVENFVLRVAAEFSSRKEQLVFLINNYDMMLGVLMERAADDSKEVESFQQLLNARTQEFIEELLSPPFGGLVAFVKEAEALIERGQAERLRGEEARVTQLIRGFGSSWKSSVESLSQDVMRSFTNFRNGTSIIQGALTQLIQLYHRFHRVLSQPQLRALPARAELINIHHLMVELKKHKPNF, encoded by the exons ATGGCCGCCGCTGCGACCATGGCGGCAGCTGCCCGAGAGCTGATGTTGCGGGCTGGGGCCTCAGatatggaggaggaggagggcccgCTG GGGGGTGGTCCTGGTCTTCAGGAGCCATTGCAACTTGGAGAGTTGGACATCTCCTCTGATGAATTCATCCTGGATGAAGTGGATG TTCACATTCAGGCAAATCTGGAGGATGAATTAGTAAAGGAAGCTCTTAAAACG GGCGTGGATCTCCGACACTATTCAAAGCAGGTTGAGCTGGAGCTACAGCAGATTGAGCAGAAATCCATTCGGGATT ATATCCAAGAGAGTGAGAACATAGCATCTCTGCACAACCAGATTACAGCCTGCGATGCTGTTCTTGAG cGCATGGAGCAGATGTTGGGAGCTTTTCAGAGTGACCTCAGCTCTATCAGCTCTGAGATCCGGACACTGCAGGAACAGTCAGGAGCCATGAACATTCGGCTTCGAAACCGCCAGGCAGTTCGGGGGAAACTTGGGGAACTTGTCGATGGTCTGATAGTGCCCTCTGCTCTGATCAC GGCAATTCTGGAGGCCCCAGTGACAGAGCCCAGGTTCCTGGAACAGCTACAGGAACTGGATGCCAAGGCAGCTGCAGTCCGAGAGCAGGAGGCTAGAGGCACAGCAGCCTGTGCAGATGTCAGAGGCATACTCGACCGGCTCCGGGTCAAG GCAGTGACGAAGATCCGAGAATTCATCCTGCAGAAGATTTATTCCTTCAGAAAACCAATGACCAACTATCAGATCCCCCAGACGGCACTGCTGAAATACAG GTTCTTCTATCAGTTTCTATTGGGCAATGAACGAGCAACAGCAAAGGAGATCAGGGATGAATATGTGGAAACACTGAGCAAGATCTACCTGTCTTATTATCGCTCTTACCTGGGGCGGCTCATGAAGGTGCAG taCGAGGAAGTGGCTGAGAAGGATGATCTAATGGGCGTGGAAGACACAGCAAAGAAAG GATTCTTCTCGAAGCCTTCCCTCCGCAGCAGGAACACCATCTTCACCCTGGGGACTCGTGGCTCTGTCATCTCCCCCACTGAACTGGAGGCCCCCATCCTGGTGCCCCACACTGCACAGCGGGGAGAACAGAGG TATCCATTCGAGGCCCTCTTCCGCAGCCAGCACTACGCCCTCCTAGACAATTCCTGCCGTGAATATCTTTTCATCTGTGAATTCTTTGTTGTGTCTGGCTCGGCTGCACACGAGCTCTTCAATGCTGTCATGGGCCGTACACTCAGCATGACCCTG AAACACCTGGAGTCCTATCTCACTGACTGCTACGATGCCAttgctgtttttctctgtatccaCATTGTTCTCCGATTCCGCAACATTGCAGCGAAGAGGGATGTTCCTGCCCTGGACAG GTACTGGGAGCAGGTGCTTGCTTTGCTTTGGCCACGGTTTGAGCTGATCTTGGAGATGAACGTCCAGAGTGTCCGAAGCACTGACCCTCAGCGCCTTGGGGGGCTGGATACTCGGCCCCACTAT ATCACACGCCGATATGCAGAATTCTCCTCTGCTCTTGTCAGCATCAATCAGACAATTCCCAACGAGCGGACGATGCAGCTGCTGGGACAGCTACAG GTGGAAGTGGAGAATTTTGTCCTCCGAGTGGCAGCTGAGTTCTCCTCAAGGAAGGAGCAGCTCGTGTTCCTGATCAACAACTACGACATGATGCTGGGTGTGCTGATG GAGCGGGCTGCAGATGACAGCAAAGAGGTTGAGAGTTTCCAGCAGCTGCTCAATGCTCGGACGCAG GAATTCATTGAAGAGTTGCTGTCTCCCCCTTTTGGAGGTCTGGTGGCATTTGTGAAGGAAGCGGAGGCTTTGATTGAGCGTGGACAGGCTGAGCGGCTTCGAGGGGAAGAAG CCCGGGTTACTCAGCTGATCCGTGGCTTTGGTAGTTCCTGGAAATCATCAGTGGAGTCTCTGAGTCAGGATGTAATGCGGAGTTTCACCAACTTCAGAAATGGGACCAGTATCATCCAG GGAGCTTTGACCCAGCTGATCCAGCTCTATCATCGGTTCCACCGTGTGCTCTCTCAGCCCCAGCTCCGAGCTCTCCCTGCCAGGGCTGAGCTCATCAACATTCATCATCTAATGGTGGAGCTCAAGAAGCACAAGCCCAACTTCTGA
- the VPS52 gene encoding vacuolar protein sorting-associated protein 52 homolog isoform X2, protein MEQMLGAFQSDLSSISSEIRTLQEQSGAMNIRLRNRQAVRGKLGELVDGLIVPSALITAILEAPVTEPRFLEQLQELDAKAAAVREQEARGTAACADVRGILDRLRVKAVTKIREFILQKIYSFRKPMTNYQIPQTALLKYRFFYQFLLGNERATAKEIRDEYVETLSKIYLSYYRSYLGRLMKVQYEEVAEKDDLMGVEDTAKKGFFSKPSLRSRNTIFTLGTRGSVISPTELEAPILVPHTAQRGEQRYPFEALFRSQHYALLDNSCREYLFICEFFVVSGSAAHELFNAVMGRTLSMTLKHLESYLTDCYDAIAVFLCIHIVLRFRNIAAKRDVPALDRYWEQVLALLWPRFELILEMNVQSVRSTDPQRLGGLDTRPHYITRRYAEFSSALVSINQTIPNERTMQLLGQLQVEVENFVLRVAAEFSSRKEQLVFLINNYDMMLGVLMERAADDSKEVESFQQLLNARTQEFIEELLSPPFGGLVAFVKEAEALIERGQAERLRGEEARVTQLIRGFGSSWKSSVESLSQDVMRSFTNFRNGTSIIQGALTQLIQLYHRFHRVLSQPQLRALPARAELINIHHLMVELKKHKPNF, encoded by the exons ATGGAGCAGATGTTGGGAGCTTTTCAGAGTGACCTCAGCTCTATCAGCTCTGAGATCCGGACACTGCAGGAACAGTCAGGAGCCATGAACATTCGGCTTCGAAACCGCCAGGCAGTTCGGGGGAAACTTGGGGAACTTGTCGATGGTCTGATAGTGCCCTCTGCTCTGATCAC GGCAATTCTGGAGGCCCCAGTGACAGAGCCCAGGTTCCTGGAACAGCTACAGGAACTGGATGCCAAGGCAGCTGCAGTCCGAGAGCAGGAGGCTAGAGGCACAGCAGCCTGTGCAGATGTCAGAGGCATACTCGACCGGCTCCGGGTCAAG GCAGTGACGAAGATCCGAGAATTCATCCTGCAGAAGATTTATTCCTTCAGAAAACCAATGACCAACTATCAGATCCCCCAGACGGCACTGCTGAAATACAG GTTCTTCTATCAGTTTCTATTGGGCAATGAACGAGCAACAGCAAAGGAGATCAGGGATGAATATGTGGAAACACTGAGCAAGATCTACCTGTCTTATTATCGCTCTTACCTGGGGCGGCTCATGAAGGTGCAG taCGAGGAAGTGGCTGAGAAGGATGATCTAATGGGCGTGGAAGACACAGCAAAGAAAG GATTCTTCTCGAAGCCTTCCCTCCGCAGCAGGAACACCATCTTCACCCTGGGGACTCGTGGCTCTGTCATCTCCCCCACTGAACTGGAGGCCCCCATCCTGGTGCCCCACACTGCACAGCGGGGAGAACAGAGG TATCCATTCGAGGCCCTCTTCCGCAGCCAGCACTACGCCCTCCTAGACAATTCCTGCCGTGAATATCTTTTCATCTGTGAATTCTTTGTTGTGTCTGGCTCGGCTGCACACGAGCTCTTCAATGCTGTCATGGGCCGTACACTCAGCATGACCCTG AAACACCTGGAGTCCTATCTCACTGACTGCTACGATGCCAttgctgtttttctctgtatccaCATTGTTCTCCGATTCCGCAACATTGCAGCGAAGAGGGATGTTCCTGCCCTGGACAG GTACTGGGAGCAGGTGCTTGCTTTGCTTTGGCCACGGTTTGAGCTGATCTTGGAGATGAACGTCCAGAGTGTCCGAAGCACTGACCCTCAGCGCCTTGGGGGGCTGGATACTCGGCCCCACTAT ATCACACGCCGATATGCAGAATTCTCCTCTGCTCTTGTCAGCATCAATCAGACAATTCCCAACGAGCGGACGATGCAGCTGCTGGGACAGCTACAG GTGGAAGTGGAGAATTTTGTCCTCCGAGTGGCAGCTGAGTTCTCCTCAAGGAAGGAGCAGCTCGTGTTCCTGATCAACAACTACGACATGATGCTGGGTGTGCTGATG GAGCGGGCTGCAGATGACAGCAAAGAGGTTGAGAGTTTCCAGCAGCTGCTCAATGCTCGGACGCAG GAATTCATTGAAGAGTTGCTGTCTCCCCCTTTTGGAGGTCTGGTGGCATTTGTGAAGGAAGCGGAGGCTTTGATTGAGCGTGGACAGGCTGAGCGGCTTCGAGGGGAAGAAG CCCGGGTTACTCAGCTGATCCGTGGCTTTGGTAGTTCCTGGAAATCATCAGTGGAGTCTCTGAGTCAGGATGTAATGCGGAGTTTCACCAACTTCAGAAATGGGACCAGTATCATCCAG GGAGCTTTGACCCAGCTGATCCAGCTCTATCATCGGTTCCACCGTGTGCTCTCTCAGCCCCAGCTCCGAGCTCTCCCTGCCAGGGCTGAGCTCATCAACATTCATCATCTAATGGTGGAGCTCAAGAAGCACAAGCCCAACTTCTGA